GACATTGCGCCAGGCGGTGAGCGAGGGCAGTAGGTGGAACTGCTGGAACACGAAACCGATCCGACGGTTGCGCACCTCTGCGAGTTCGATCTCGTCCATCACCCCGACGTCCTCGCCGGCCAGCCGGTACGACCCGGCGCTCGAGACGTCGAGGCACCCGATGATGTTCATCAGCGTCGACTTGCCGGAGCCGGACGGCCCGATGATCGCGACGTACTCGCCCTCGTCGATGCGCAGCGACACGTCGCGGACGGCGTGCACCTCCTGGGTGCCCATCCGGTAGGTCTTCGCGACCTCGGTGAGTTCGATGACCGGCACCGGCCGGCCCGGCTCGTCCCGGCCGACCGCGGGGATCACCGTGGTCTCCCACTGGGACCGCAGGTCGTCGACGAGCGCGGCGTCTGCAGTGACAGTGGTGTCCGTGATGCCAGTGGTGTCAGTGGTGCCGGTGGCCGCCATCAGCTGCCACCGCCCGGTGCGAACCCGCCCTGACCACCGGTGAATCCGCCCTGGCCGCCGGTCCCGCCGCCGGGGAAGCCACCGGTGCCACCGCCCGGCAGGGTCGCGCCGTCGGGCAGTGTGACGCCGTCCGGCAGCGTGCCGCCACCGGGGAAGCCACCCGTGCCGCCGGTGCCGCCCTGCCCGGTGCCGCCCTGCCCGGCGCCACGGGCCACCGTGGTGACCTGGACCTGGTCACCCTCGGCCAGCCCGGAGACGATCTGCGTGCTGGTGCCGGAACTCTCGCCGATCTCGACGGTGGTCGCGACGGCCTGCCCGTCGACGACCTTCTGGACCGTGCTGGTGCCGCCGGAGGTGGTGATCGCCGCCGACGGCACCACCAGGACGTCGGTCAGCTGCTGGTAGATCAGGGTGACGGTGGCCGCGGAGCCGTCGTGCAGGCCCTCGGGGGAGCCGGTGACCGCCACGGTGACGGGGTAGGACGCGGTGTCGGACGTGCTGGTGGAGATGAGGCCGACCGAGGTGACCTTGCCGAAGAGCGTGCTCTCCTGGCCGTCCACGGTCAGCTGCGCCTGGATGCCCTTCTTGATCAGGTTGATCTGGCTGTCGTCGACGGTCACCGAGGTCGTCCACTTGTCGGTGCCGACGATCAGGAACGACGAACTGCTGCTGGTCGAGGTGGTGCTCTCTGTCGCGCCGCCGCCGGTCGCGCCGGAACCGGCAGATCCTGCAGACCCGGATCCCGATGAACTGCTCGAACCCGAACTGCCGGAGGAGGTGTCGCCGACGGCGACATTCACCTCGGCCACCACGCCGGCGACGGGGGAGGTCAATGTCGCGCCGTCCAGCGACTCCTGCGCGCTGTCGACCTGCTGCTTCGCGGAGGTGACCTGCGCCTGCGCGGCGGCCAACTGGGCGGCGGCGGTCTCGTCGTCCGTCGTGCCCTCGGTGTCCGAATCGTCGGTGTCAGCAGCGTCCTCGACCGCGGTCTGTGCACTGTCTGCCTGCGCCTGCGCCTGCGCGAGGGTGGCCTTCGCCGAGGCGAGATCGGCCTTCAGGGCGACGGTGTCGATGGTGCCCAGGGTCTGACCCGCCGTCACCGTGTCGCCGACGGCGACGTCGACCGCGGTGATCTCGGCGGAGGAGGACCAGCCGACGGACTCCTGCACGGCCGGGGCCAGCGTGCCGGACGCCTCCACGGACTTGGTGATGGTGCCGGTGGTGACGTCCACGTCGGTGGTGGTGATCGTCGGGGTGGCCGCGGTGTCCGCGGCACTGCTGTCGGCCCGCAACCAGAACCACCAGGCCCCGGTGCCGGCCACCGCCAGCACCACCACCAGGACCACCACGGTCAGCAGCGGCCTCGCCCTGACCTTGCCTCGCACACCCATGCAGCACCCTCACGCCTCGATGCCCCTCCGACGGGGGCGTGCCGAGGACGCTAGGGAGCGAGGCTGGCGGGAAGCCCGGTGTGGGCTGAGCGGAAGCTGTGCGCAGCCCCCTGATGCGAGCGGTTCAGCGGGTGGGCACCCGGACCAGCAGTCCGCCGTGCGGCGGCAGCACCGTCCCGGTCGCGTCGACACCGATGGTGTCCTCGGTCGCGACGACAGCGGTTGCACCGTCGGGCAACGTGAGATGCCGCGGTTCGTTGCCGAAGTTGGCCAGCAGCAACAGGTCCCCGCGCTCCACCAGCAGGACGGCACCGTCGGTCCGGGCCTCCACCCGGTCCAGTCGCGGGTCCGTCAACCCGGGTTCGGAGTGGCGCAACGCGCCGAGCCGGCGGTGGAAAGCCAGCACCTCGGCGTGATCCCCGCCGGTCGGTTCGCTCCAGTCGAGCTTCGAGCGCTGGAAGGTCGCAGGGTCCTGCGGATCGGGGACCACGGCGGGATCCCAGCCCATGCGGGCGAACTCGGCGATACGCCCCTTGGCGGTGGCCTCGCCGAGCTCGGGCTCGGGGTGTGAGGTGAAGAACTGCCACGGCGTGCCGGCCGCCCACTCCTCACCCATGAACAGCATCGGGGTGAACGGCGAGCAGTACAGCACCAGCGCACCCAGCTTGAGCGTCGCCGGGGTCAGCGTCGCGGACAGCCGGTCGCCGATCGCCCGGTTGCCGATCTGGTCGTGGTCCTGGGCGAACACCACGAACCTCGACGCCGGGGTCCGGGTCCGGTCGACGACGCGGCCGTGCCGCCGGCCACGGAAGGTGGAGAGGGTGCCGTCGTGGAAGAATCCCTTCCCGAACACCTTGGCGAGGGCATCGAGCTCCGCGAAGTCCTCGTAGTAGCCGGTGGTCTCGCCGCTCAGCGCGACGTGCAGCGCGTGATGGAAGTCGTCCGACCACTGCGCCGTGAGGCCGTACCCGCCGGCCTCCCGGGCGGTGATCAGCTTCGGGTCGTTGAGGTCCGACTCGGCGATCAGGGTCAGCGGCCGGCCGAGATGTGCTGCCAGCGCGTCGGTCTCCTCGGCCATCCGCTCCAGCAGGTGGCGGGCGGTGTGGTCGACGAGGGCGTGCACGGCGTCCAGTCGCAGGCCGTCCACGTGGTACTCGGTGAACCACATCGTCAGGTTGTCGAGGATGTAGGACCGCACCTCGTCCGCGTCCTCGCCGTCCAGGTTGAGCGAGGACCCCCAGGTGTTCGAGGCGGCGTCGTGCAGGTACGGCCCGAACTGCGGCAGGTAGTTGCCGCTCGGCCCGAGGTGGTTGTAGACCACGTCCTGCACGACGGCGAGACCCTTGGCGTGGCAGGCGTCCACGAACCGGCGGTAGCCGTCCGGTCCGCCGTAGGCCTCGTGCACGGCGAACCACAGCACCCCGTCGTAGCCCCAGTTCCAGGTGCCGTTGAAGGCGTTGACCGGGAGCAGCTCGACGTGGGTGACACCGAGATCCACCAGGTGGTCCAGGTGGTCGGTCGCGGCATCGAAGGTGCCGTCGGCGGTGAAGGTGCCGATGTGCAGTTCATAGACCAGTCCACCGGCCAGCGGCCGACCGGTCCAGAGGCCGTCGGACCAGGCGAAGGACCCGGGATCCACCGTCGCGGACCTGCCGTGCACGCCGTCGGGTTGGCGACGTGACCGGGGATCCGGCAGGATCGGGTCGTTGTCGTCGATCCGGTAGCCGTACGCCGTGCCGGCTGCGGCGCCGGGGATCCCGGCGGTCCACCAGCCGGCACCGGCCTCCGTGGCCGGCACCTCGCCGTCGCCGACGACCAGGGTCACCCGGGTCGCGCGCGGCGCCCACACCCGGAAATTGCCGTCCCGGCCGGGCAGCAGGGGGTCGGTCATCGGTTGCTGTCCTCCTGATGAGTGGGGTCGTCGGCCTCCCGCACCAGCACCGCCACGGGCCGGCCGGCAAGGACATCGATGACGGGCACGGTGCCGGTGACCGCGGGCGCTCCGGGGTCCAGCTGGTTGCGCCAGGACCCGGGGGAGAGGGTGACGGTGGTGTCGCCCCAGCCGCCGGCATCCGCCAGGCCGAGCGGCAGTCGGGTGGCGAGCGCGGCCATCCCGCCACGGTCGAAGGCGACGAGATGGTCACCGGCACTGCCGTCGCCGTACAGCGGCCGGTAGCCGGTAAACAGCTCCGGGCGGTCCCGGCGCAGCCGCAGCACGGTCGCGGTGACGAGCAGCTTCAGCTCGTCCGGCCCGGCAGGCGCGGCCCCGCCGTCCAGTCTCCGCAGAGTGGCTGCAGCACCGACGAAGTCGACCGGCAGCCGGTTGTCCGGGTCCACCAGGGCCGGGGCACCGAGCTCGGTGCCCTGGTAGACGTCCGGCACGCCGGGGCCGGCCAGCTGCAGCAGCTTGGCCGAGATCGCGTTCGACCAGCCTGGTCCGGTGAGCAGCGCCGCAGCGGCGTCCACCGCCTCCCGCAGCTCCGGCAGATCGAAGGCGGCATCCACCATGGCGGCCAGCCGGTCCTCGAAAGCGGTGTCGCCGTCGGTCCAGCTGGTGGAGACACCCGCCTCGCGGGCCGCCTTGATCGCATAGTCCCGCAGGCGTTCCCGCTCCAGCGGCCAGGAGCCGACGACCGCCTGCCAGACCAGGTTCGCCAGCGGCCCGTCCGGCAGTGGCGCCAGCCGGCGGAACAGCCGCACCTGCTCGGCCCACCAGTCGGCGCGCTCGGCGAGCACCGAGATCCGGGCCCGGACGTCCTCGCTGCGCTTGGTGTCGTGGGTGGACAGGGTGGTCATCGCCCGCGGCCAGGAGGTGAGCCGATGCTGTTGCGCCGCATGGAATCCCGGGACGTCGACGGCGAACAGCGACGGATCGGCGCCCACCTCGGTCAGCGAGGTGAGCCGGCTCCACCGGTAGAACGCCCGGTCCTCCACGCCCTTCGCGGTGACGGCACCGGACACCTGCTCGAAGCGGGTGGCGAACTCGGTGCCACCGGAGCCCAGGGCGTCGACGATCTCCCGCAGCACAGGTTCCATCGCCGGCCGGCGCCGCAGCACCGCACGGACGGCCTCGTCCAGCGCGTTCCGGCCGGCGGGGAGGTAGCTGCGGTAGACCGGGAACTCGGCGAGCAATGCGGCGAGAGCGTCCTGCGGACCGTCGATCTCGGGGATCAGCCGGGCCAGTCGCGAGACCTCCGAGGCGAGCAGCTCGTCGGCCACCCACCGCTTGGTGGTGGCGATCATGTCGTGCCAGTGCACCTGTGCGCCGCCGCGCAGTTCGATGTCCAGGGCGTCCAGCGTGGCCTCCCCGGCCGGGTCGACGAACACCCGGTCCAGCAGGGCCAACGCGTCGTAGCCGGTGGTGCCGTCGCACGGCCAGTCCGCGGGCAGCTCCTCGCCGGGTTCCAGGATCTTCTCCACCAGCAGGTACCGGCCGCCGGCCAGATCGGCCAGGTCGCGCAGGTAGTCGCCGGGGTGCGCGAGGCCGTCCGGGTGGTCGACCCGCAGGCCGTCCACCCAGCCGTTGTCCAGCCAGCGCCGGATCTCCGCGTGCGAGTCGCGGAAGACCTCCGGGCGTTCCACCCGGATCGCCGCCAGCGAGTTCACCGCGAAGAAGCGCCGGTAGTTCAGCTCGGTGTCGGCCAGCCGCCAGTTCATCAGCCGGTAGTGCTGTCGGTCGTGCACCTGCTGCGGGGTGCCGCTGCCGGTCCCGGGCGCGATCGGGTAACGGTTCTCGTAGTAGCGCAGTTCGTCGTCGACCACCTCGAGGCGGTCGAGCTCGTCCGGCCCGTCGCCGAGCACCGGCAGGTGGATCCGCCCGTCGTCGACCTCCCAGTCCACGTCGAAGTACTCGCCGTGCACCGCGGAGCGGCCGTGCCGCAACAGGTCCCACCACCACACCGACAGGTGCGGGGTCTGCACGCCGACGTGGTTCGGCACGATGTCGACGAGCACACCGAGGCCCGCCGCGTGGGCATCGTCGGCCAGCGCCTGCAAGCCGGCGGCACCACCCCGGGCCGGGTCGACGGCCGAGTGGTCGATGACGTCGTAGCCGTGGCCGGAACCGGGCTCCGCCGTGAGCAACGGCGACAGGTACACCCAGTCCACACCGAGCGCGCGCAGGTACGGGACGACCTCCCGCGCGGCGTTCAGGTCCAGATCAGCGGTGATCTGCAGGCGGTAGGTCGAGCCGGGGGCCGGGAGATCAGCAGCCACGACGGTCAGCCACCGTCCTGTCCGTCGGTGCCGGCCGGCGGGTCCGACTTCGCACGACGCGTGCGGGCGCCGGGTGACTTCCGCTTCCCGCCCGACTTCTTCGGCGGCGCGGCAGGTGTCGCACTCGGCTCCTCCGGCGTGCCGGCATCCGCCGGCAGCACCGCCTGCTGCTCGGTCGGCGCCGGCTCCTCGACCGCGGGCGCGGTCGGTGCCGGCGTCGGCGGCACGCTCGGCACCGCGGCGGCCGGGGCGTGCGTCGGCACCGGGTGCTCGGCCGGGGTCCACGCCTGCAGCACGACAACACCCTTGGCCGGGACCGGCTGCTGCTCGCCTGCCTTGATCGGCTCGAGATGCTCGGGCAGGCCGTGGGTGTCGACGACCAGCTGCCAGCCGGCCGAGTACTCGTCGGAGGGCAGGGTGAAGTCCAGCGGCTCGTCGTGCGCGTTGAACAGCAGCAGGAAGGAGTCGTCCACCACGCGGGAGCCGCGGCGGTCCATGCCGCGGATGCCGTTGCCGTTCAGGAAGACCCCGATCGAGCGGCCGAACCCGGCATCCCAGTCCTCGGGGCGCATCTGCTCACCGGAGGGCTGGATCCAGACGATGTCGGGCAGCGGTTCGCCCTCGCCGCGGGCGGCCGGGCGGCCGTCGAAGAACCGGCGCCGGCGGAACGTCGGGTGGTGGTGCCGCAGCCGCGCGATCGACGCCGTGAACTCGATCAGCGACTCGTCGGCGGCCGACCAGTCCACCCAGGACAGCGGCGAGTCCTGGCAGTAGACGTTGTTGTTGCCCTGCTGCGTGCGGCCCAGTTCGTCGCCGTGCGCGATCATCGGGACACCCTGGGACAGCAGCAGTGTCGTCAGGAAGTTGCGCTGCTGCCGGGCCCGCAGGGCCAGCACCTCGGCATCGTCGGTCTCGCCCTCGACCCCGCAGTTCCAGGACCGGTTGTGCGACTCGCCGTCGTTGTTGTCCTCGCCGTTCGCCTCGTTGTGCTTCTCGTTGTAGGACACCAGGTCCCGCAGCGTGAAGCCGTCGTGGGCGATGACGAAGTTGATGGAGGCCACCGGACGCCGTCCGGAGTTCTCGTACAGGTCCGCGGAACCGGTGAGCCGGGAGGCGAACTCGCCCAGGGTGGCGGGCTCGCCGCGCCAGAAGTCGCGCACGGTGTCCCGGTACTTGCCGTTCCACTCCGTCCACTGCGGCGGGAAGTTGCCGACCTGGTAGCCGCCGGGCCCGATGTCCCACGGCTCGGCGATCAGCTTCACCTGCGACACGACCGGGTCCTGCTGCACGAGCTCGAAGAAGGTGGACAGCCGGTCCACGTCGTAGAACTCCCGGGCCAGGGTCGCCGCGAGGTCGAAACGGAAGCCGTCGACGTGCATCTCGGTCACCCAGTAGCGCAGCGAGTCCATGATCAGCTGCAACGAGTGCGGGTGCCGCACGTTGAAGGAGTTCCCGGTGCCGGTGTAGTCCATGTAGTACTGCTGGTCGTCGTCGACGAGCCGGTAGTAGGCGGCGTTGTCGATGCCGCGGAAGGACAGCGTCGGTCCCAGGTGGTTGCCCTCGGCGGTGTGGTTGTAGACCACGTCGAGGATGACCTCGATGCCGGCGGCGTGCATGGCCTTGACCATCGCCTTGAACTCCTGCACCTGCGACCCACGGTCGCCGAAGGCGCTGTAGGCGTTGTGCGGCGCGAAGAAGCCGATGGTGTTGTAGCCCCAGTAGTTGGTCAGACCCTTGTCCAGCAGCGTGGAGTCCTGGACGAACTGGTGCACCGGCATCAGTTCGATGGCGGTCACCCCGAGCCGGGTCAGGTGGTCGATGACCGCCGGGTGGGTGAGGCCGGCATAGGTGCCGCGCTGGCTCTCCGGCACCTCCGGGTGCAGCGCGGTCAGGCCCTTGACGTGCGCCTCGTAGATGATCGTGTCCTGGTAGGGGATCCGCAGGTTGCGGTCACCCGACCAGTCGAAGAAGGGGTTGATGACGACCGCGTGCATCATGTGCGGGCCGGAGTTCTCGTTGTTCACCGAGTCCGGGTAGCCCAGGTCGTAGGAGAACACCGACGGGTCCCACTCCACTGCTCCCGCAACGGCTTTCGCGTACGGGTCGAGCAGCAGCTTGTTGGGGTTGCAGCGCACACCGTTGGCCGGGTCGTACGGCCCGTACACCCGGTAGCCGTAGCGGGTGCCCGGCTGCACGGTCGGCAGGTAGCAGTGCCAGACGTAGGCGTCCTGCTCCGGCATGGTGATGCGGGTCTCGGTGCCGTCGTCGCCGATGATGCACAGCTCGACCTTCTCGGCCACCTCGCTGAACAGGGCGAAGTTGGTGCCGGTCCCGTCGTAGGTGGCACCCAGCGGGTAGGCGGTGCCTGGCCAGCACTCCACGGACAACTCCTTCATCTCGTCGGACGCAGATCGTCCGCATTCGGCCGGGACGCACGGTTCGCGGCCCCGGTCGCACCTCACACTGCCCGCACCTGACCCCGGTCATGCGTCCGGTGGGGGAGCACCACACTAGACAGCGCCTGTTCCGGTCCTGTGACACCGCTGATCGGGGCGTGCCGGTCGGGCCGGGTCGCTGCGGCCGGCGGACCGCCCGCGTCGTCCCCCGTCCGGTGTCGGTCGGCTCGACTACCCTCGCCCTCGTGCCAGATCCCTCGACGTACCGGCCCGCGCCGGGCAGCATCCCGGACCAACCAGGGGTCTACAAGTTCCGCGATGCGAGCCGCCGGGTCATCTACGTCGGCAAGGCGAAGAGCCTGCGGCAGCGGTTGAACTCGTACTTCGCCGACATCGTCGGCCTGCACCCACGGACCGCGCGGATGGTCACCACCGCGGCGTCGGTCGAGTGGACCGTGGTGACCACCGAGGTCGAGGCGCTGCAGCTCGAGTACAACTGGATCAAGGAGTTCGACCCGCGGTTCAACGTCCGGTACCGGGACGACAAGTCCTACCCGGAGCTGGCGGTCACCGTCGGCGAGGAGTTCCCGCGGCTGCAGGTGATGCGCGGGCCGCACCGCAAGGGCGTCCGCTACTTCGGTCCGTACGCCCACGCCTGGGCGATCCGGGAGACCCTCGACCTCCTGCTGAGGGTGTTCCCGGCCCGGACCTGCTCGGCCGGCGTGTTCAAGCGCTCGCAGCAGATCGGCCGGCCCTGCCTGCTGGGCTACATCGGCAAGTGCTCGGCGCCCTGCACCGGTGCGGTCAGCCCCGAGCAGCACCGCGAGATCGTCGACTCCTTCTGCGATTTCATGGCGGGCAAGGCCGACCCGATGATCCGCAAGCTGGAGAAGGAGATGGCCGGCGCCTCCGCAGAGCTGGACTTCGAGCGGGCCGCCCGGCTGCGGGACGACCTCGGCGCCATCCGGCGGGCGGTGGAGAAGCAGGCGGTGGTGTTCGGCGACGGCACCGATGCGGACGTCGTCGGCATCAAGGCCGACGAACTGCTGGCCAGCGTGCAGGTCTTCCACGTCCGCGGCGGCCGGGTCCGCGGCCAGCGGGGCTGGATCGTCGACGTCGACGAGGAGACGGCCGCCGGTCTCGAGCGCGACGAGGTGACCGGTGCGCAGGTGAGTGCGGCCGACTCGGCGCAGTCCGAGGGCGCCGCCCGGCTGGTGGAGAACTTCCTGCTGCAGTTCTACGGACGCAGGGTGCTCGACGACCCGTCGGCCGGCCGCAGCGCCGTGCCGCGGGAGATCCTGGTGCCGGTGCTGCCGGCCGATGCCGACGGCGTCGCCGAGTGGCTGTCCGGCCTGCGCGGGTCCCGGGTGTCGCTCCGGGTGGCGCAGCGCGGGGACAAGCGCGCGCTGGCCGAGACGGTGGAGCGCAACGCCGCCGAGGCACTGGCGCAGCACCGGCTGAAGCGGGCCAGCGACCTGACCGCACGGTCCGCCGCGCTGTCCGAGGTGGCCTCGACGCTGGGCATGGACACCGCTCCGCTGCGGATCGAGTGCATCGACATCTCGCACGTCCAGGGCACCGACGTGGTCGCCTCGCTGGTGGTCTTCGAGGACGGTCTGGCCAAGCGGAGCGACTACCGCAAGTTC
This region of Nakamurella alba genomic DNA includes:
- a CDS encoding efflux RND transporter periplasmic adaptor subunit, coding for MGVRGKVRARPLLTVVVLVVVLAVAGTGAWWFWLRADSSAADTAATPTITTTDVDVTTGTITKSVEASGTLAPAVQESVGWSSSAEITAVDVAVGDTVTAGQTLGTIDTVALKADLASAKATLAQAQAQADSAQTAVEDAADTDDSDTEGTTDDETAAAQLAAAQAQVTSAKQQVDSAQESLDGATLTSPVAGVVAEVNVAVGDTSSGSSGSSSSSGSGSAGSAGSGATGGGATESTTSTSSSSSFLIVGTDKWTTSVTVDDSQINLIKKGIQAQLTVDGQESTLFGKVTSVGLISTSTSDTASYPVTVAVTGSPEGLHDGSAATVTLIYQQLTDVLVVPSAAITTSGGTSTVQKVVDGQAVATTVEIGESSGTSTQIVSGLAEGDQVQVTTVARGAGQGGTGQGGTGGTGGFPGGGTLPDGVTLPDGATLPGGGTGGFPGGGTGGQGGFTGGQGGFAPGGGS
- the treZ gene encoding malto-oligosyltrehalose trehalohydrolase, translating into MTDPLLPGRDGNFRVWAPRATRVTLVVGDGEVPATEAGAGWWTAGIPGAAAGTAYGYRIDDNDPILPDPRSRRQPDGVHGRSATVDPGSFAWSDGLWTGRPLAGGLVYELHIGTFTADGTFDAATDHLDHLVDLGVTHVELLPVNAFNGTWNWGYDGVLWFAVHEAYGGPDGYRRFVDACHAKGLAVVQDVVYNHLGPSGNYLPQFGPYLHDAASNTWGSSLNLDGEDADEVRSYILDNLTMWFTEYHVDGLRLDAVHALVDHTARHLLERMAEETDALAAHLGRPLTLIAESDLNDPKLITAREAGGYGLTAQWSDDFHHALHVALSGETTGYYEDFAELDALAKVFGKGFFHDGTLSTFRGRRHGRVVDRTRTPASRFVVFAQDHDQIGNRAIGDRLSATLTPATLKLGALVLYCSPFTPMLFMGEEWAAGTPWQFFTSHPEPELGEATAKGRIAEFARMGWDPAVVPDPQDPATFQRSKLDWSEPTGGDHAEVLAFHRRLGALRHSEPGLTDPRLDRVEARTDGAVLLVERGDLLLLANFGNEPRHLTLPDGATAVVATEDTIGVDATGTVLPPHGGLLVRVPTR
- the treY gene encoding malto-oligosyltrehalose synthase yields the protein MAADLPAPGSTYRLQITADLDLNAAREVVPYLRALGVDWVYLSPLLTAEPGSGHGYDVIDHSAVDPARGGAAGLQALADDAHAAGLGVLVDIVPNHVGVQTPHLSVWWWDLLRHGRSAVHGEYFDVDWEVDDGRIHLPVLGDGPDELDRLEVVDDELRYYENRYPIAPGTGSGTPQQVHDRQHYRLMNWRLADTELNYRRFFAVNSLAAIRVERPEVFRDSHAEIRRWLDNGWVDGLRVDHPDGLAHPGDYLRDLADLAGGRYLLVEKILEPGEELPADWPCDGTTGYDALALLDRVFVDPAGEATLDALDIELRGGAQVHWHDMIATTKRWVADELLASEVSRLARLIPEIDGPQDALAALLAEFPVYRSYLPAGRNALDEAVRAVLRRRPAMEPVLREIVDALGSGGTEFATRFEQVSGAVTAKGVEDRAFYRWSRLTSLTEVGADPSLFAVDVPGFHAAQQHRLTSWPRAMTTLSTHDTKRSEDVRARISVLAERADWWAEQVRLFRRLAPLPDGPLANLVWQAVVGSWPLERERLRDYAIKAAREAGVSTSWTDGDTAFEDRLAAMVDAAFDLPELREAVDAAAALLTGPGWSNAISAKLLQLAGPGVPDVYQGTELGAPALVDPDNRLPVDFVGAAATLRRLDGGAAPAGPDELKLLVTATVLRLRRDRPELFTGYRPLYGDGSAGDHLVAFDRGGMAALATRLPLGLADAGGWGDTTVTLSPGSWRNQLDPGAPAVTGTVPVIDVLAGRPVAVLVREADDPTHQEDSNR
- the glgX gene encoding glycogen debranching protein GlgX, whose product is MECWPGTAYPLGATYDGTGTNFALFSEVAEKVELCIIGDDGTETRITMPEQDAYVWHCYLPTVQPGTRYGYRVYGPYDPANGVRCNPNKLLLDPYAKAVAGAVEWDPSVFSYDLGYPDSVNNENSGPHMMHAVVINPFFDWSGDRNLRIPYQDTIIYEAHVKGLTALHPEVPESQRGTYAGLTHPAVIDHLTRLGVTAIELMPVHQFVQDSTLLDKGLTNYWGYNTIGFFAPHNAYSAFGDRGSQVQEFKAMVKAMHAAGIEVILDVVYNHTAEGNHLGPTLSFRGIDNAAYYRLVDDDQQYYMDYTGTGNSFNVRHPHSLQLIMDSLRYWVTEMHVDGFRFDLAATLAREFYDVDRLSTFFELVQQDPVVSQVKLIAEPWDIGPGGYQVGNFPPQWTEWNGKYRDTVRDFWRGEPATLGEFASRLTGSADLYENSGRRPVASINFVIAHDGFTLRDLVSYNEKHNEANGEDNNDGESHNRSWNCGVEGETDDAEVLALRARQQRNFLTTLLLSQGVPMIAHGDELGRTQQGNNNVYCQDSPLSWVDWSAADESLIEFTASIARLRHHHPTFRRRRFFDGRPAARGEGEPLPDIVWIQPSGEQMRPEDWDAGFGRSIGVFLNGNGIRGMDRRGSRVVDDSFLLLFNAHDEPLDFTLPSDEYSAGWQLVVDTHGLPEHLEPIKAGEQQPVPAKGVVVLQAWTPAEHPVPTHAPAAAVPSVPPTPAPTAPAVEEPAPTEQQAVLPADAGTPEEPSATPAAPPKKSGGKRKSPGARTRRAKSDPPAGTDGQDGG
- the uvrC gene encoding excinuclease ABC subunit UvrC, whose amino-acid sequence is MPDPSTYRPAPGSIPDQPGVYKFRDASRRVIYVGKAKSLRQRLNSYFADIVGLHPRTARMVTTAASVEWTVVTTEVEALQLEYNWIKEFDPRFNVRYRDDKSYPELAVTVGEEFPRLQVMRGPHRKGVRYFGPYAHAWAIRETLDLLLRVFPARTCSAGVFKRSQQIGRPCLLGYIGKCSAPCTGAVSPEQHREIVDSFCDFMAGKADPMIRKLEKEMAGASAELDFERAARLRDDLGAIRRAVEKQAVVFGDGTDADVVGIKADELLASVQVFHVRGGRVRGQRGWIVDVDEETAAGLERDEVTGAQVSAADSAQSEGAARLVENFLLQFYGRRVLDDPSAGRSAVPREILVPVLPADADGVAEWLSGLRGSRVSLRVAQRGDKRALAETVERNAAEALAQHRLKRASDLTARSAALSEVASTLGMDTAPLRIECIDISHVQGTDVVASLVVFEDGLAKRSDYRKFAIRDRPGDDVASIAEVVRRRFSHGRATPPPEDAPPPDEPDTVAAQQAEQQPEHRPGIDPDTGRVRRFAYPPQLLVVDGGAPQVNAAAAVLTDLGIADVTVCGLAKRLEEVWLPGQDDPVIFPRTSEALYLLQRLRDEAHRFAITYHRSKRSKSMIVSALDGIPGLGQTRRSALLQHFGSVTELRKATVDQIAEVPGFGARTAATVHGALHAEDAPPADTTPSDTTAAGVTAAGATAGDGEPGEHPAADDVAAVQEETHHVASSA